The sequence TGTGCGGCGGCCGAAATGTTGCTTGGGCGCGCAGGCATAAAAATAGGTGGGTTAGCGGACATGATTTAACTGAATGGCTTGTCTGGTAGCGTTTTTGCTACTTTGTACTGTATAAATATACAGTACTTTTGCATAAATCTATTAGCCAATTTCGTTATAGGTTTGCTTTGAATCAGTTTTTTCGGCGTTTGGTCGATCTCTCATCTATCAATTAGATTTCCCTCTAAAAGAGAAAGTTAATTTCAGAAGGACTAGAATTGCTACTCAATATTATCTTGGCAAGTATTTTTGATACGAATGACCGCAGCAAAAGCTGGGAAAATGATAAGCAAAGAGGGAAGTCATAATGGAGACGCCCCCTTAAAAGCTTTTGTTGATTATTTTTCTGTCAATTAATCAGGGTGCATTATTTCCAATTGCATTGTCATGTGCCAGCGTCTGGACTTGTGCATACAAACCAGAAAGCACGCTATGTATTGTTTTCCAAACAATTTCCAGGTCCACTTTAAAATAACCATGTACAACTACGTTCCGCATTTGATAGGCGTATGCCAAGGGCAATTCAGGATGCGCCGTAGCAAATTGAGGGTGGTGCTTGCTGATGTTATTGATGGCCTCAACCATGATTTCAAAATTGCGTATTACCGCACTTGCACCAGTTCGTTCTGCAGAAAATCTATCTCGCTCATGTTGTCGGTGTACCGTTGAATGCGCTCGATAGCTTGAAGAATGTGACCCAAATAGTCCGCTAATCGTTGGTCATCTTTCCTCATATTGGCAATGCTTCTGCGAGAACGGCAACACGGAATTTCTCCGGTAATGCTTTCGGGGTCAAAACATCGATTGGAACATCTAAAAGTTGCAGCAGTTCATGCCGGATAGCACCGATGTCGAACAGAGTAGTGTCCGGCGTGGGATCGATCAGGATGTCCAGATCACTCCCTTCTGTGTCGCTACCATGTACCACGGAACCAACTACACGCGCATTTCGGCCACGGTGCAACTCCACGATACGGCGGATAGCTTCACGATGTATTTAAAGTGCCGTGGATGGTCTCATCGATTATTCCTTTATTGAATTGTTGCCTTATCCATTAGCTCTTTACCGTCCTTTCCCAACACCGCATACGTATGATCGTATCATCTTAAGGAAGTGGATGGGTTCATTGCGCGCCACCCAAGTGTCGCAACATAAATTTAACGATCCAACTCAGGATAGCGGCGAAAAATGCCTTGCTGATTGAAGGCGATGCGTCTGGAAGAGGCCAGATATCGGGCTATTCGTGGTTGCGTGGCGACTTGTTGATGGAGCGCTATTAGGCGCGGGTAAGTGGGGGACAAGCGCTTCATCGTTTTTGGAAAAGCATAGCGCAATCCAGCGATGATCTGGAACAGCGACAGGTCGACGTAGGATAATTTGTCACCGATCAGATAGGTATCGCTGTGTGGATTGCTGGTAATAATTGATTCAAAGTAATCGAGAAATTTAGGTAGTCTTGCGCCGGTAAAATCAGTGGCGCGAAGCAAGGCTTCGGGCTTTTGATCTTTATAGTAGAGACCGCTTGCTACGGGGTGGTGGGTGTCGTGCACTTCGGTGACGAGATCGGCGATGGTGAGTTGCAGCTGATGCGCCCATAGTCGTGATGCTTCATCCTCAGGGACAAGATTAAGTCGTGGTCCCAAAAACAAAAGAATATTGGCTGTTTGTCCAATGCATACATCGCCTGCCTGCAAAAATGGCGGCGCAAAAGACGGTAGCGGATTGATTGTATTTTCCATCAACCGCAGCATGGCCGGTACTCCCATTCCGCTGCGTTCGGAGCGCCGCGCTACATCGGTATAGCTTGCGCCTGCTTGTTCCAACGCCAGACGAATAAATTCACCACGTCCTTGAATCGTCGGCCAGTAATAGAGTTTGTAGTAGAGTTTATCGGGCATGACACCACTATAGCTGGAAGGGTTTATAAAACACAAGCGTTGCTAATCATATTGCATGATCGCGGGCCTGCTATCCGATATTTTCAGCGGATAAACTCTGATGGCAGTAATATAGTGTCAGGATGAATATCTTATTTAAGAAATATTCAATTGGTTCGATGTTGCACCTCATCGCCATCTGTGTGTTTTGTACAGGGGCTGGGCTGGCTGCTGCCGCAGGCATAGAAAGGCCACCAAACGCTGAGCCACTTTCTGCCAATGCTTTACGTGCAAGGTTTGCCGACCTGAGCGGGCAGCTTAACCATAACCAATTCAATCGACCGCTATATCTCGACTCGACTGAGTCTTCCAGCCATCTGAAGGGCGATATCTACGCGCTCGTGAACTATCCGTTTGCGACGGTTAATACCGCGCTAAACGATCCGACACACTGGTGCGACGTGTTGACGTTGCACCTTAATGTGAAATATTGCCGCGCTTCAATCGATAAAACCGGCGATACGTTGTTGGTGAGTATTGGAACGAAAAATGATAAGCCGCTATACGAAGCTTTTGACGTCAAGTTTTCTTACAATATGGTTGCCACCACACCGGATTATTTTGCCGTGCGGCTGAGTGCGAAAACCGGCCCTCTCAGCACCAGCGACTATCACATACAACTTGAAGCAACCTCAGTCCCGAATGGTAAAACGTTCATTCATCTCACCTATTCTTATGCTTACAGTTTTACCGGGCGTTTAGCCATGCAAAGTTATCTGGCAACCATTGGCCGGGATAAAGTGGGGTTTACGACTGAAAATAGTGCCGGTAAGTCGCCGCATTCCGGTTCGGATTACATCAGCGGCGTGCGCGGTCTGGTCGAGCGCAATACGATGCGCTATTACCTCGCCATCGACTCCTATCTTGCCGCGCTTTCTGCACCGCCTGAAGCACAGCATGAAATGCGTTTACAAAGCTGGTTTACCTCAACCGAGCAATACGCCAAACAGCTGCACGAAATGGATCGGGCTACCTACCTTGAGATCAAACGCAGCGAGTTTCGGCGTCAGCAGAAGTCACCGTCGTAGTGGCTTTGGTTTGAACTGCGTGTGTTTATTCCAATCATTTTTCGGCTCAATGAATCCCTTGTGCCGTGCGTTCAATGAGACGCTGCAACACATCTGACTGCTTCATTCGCGCAATCCACCAAGCCAGTGCTGCGCCATTTTCCCCGGTCCGCCACGCCAGATAAAATTGTTCATCCTGGCGTGGCTCTTCTACTTCTTTCTCTACTAACAGACCGGAAGCAAGCGCGGCTCGGGCACATGTTTCTGGCAAAAATCCGAACCCGATCCCGGCTACCTGCAATGCGAATTTGCTCTGCATATCCGGGACCGATAAGGTGTCTTGTCCGAGCAGAAGCCCGACGGTGCGTGCTGCCATTTTTCTGGCAGAATCGGCTACCGTGATGGCCCGATAGGGATGCAAATCGGCTTTACTTAATGGCTGCGATATTGCGGCAAGAGGATGGGTTGGTGCTACTGCGAAGATGAATGCCAGGCTTCCCAGCGGTTCAGCAATATAGCCGCCACCGGCGGGGCCTTCACCCGGTGCCCCAATCAGCAGATCGACGCGACGATCAAGCAAAGCCTCCCATGTGCCATCTAGCGATTCCCGCGCAATCCGCAAGCGGGTATGTTCGGTCACCGCATAAAAGGCTGCGATATCAGTCGTCAGCGCTGCGCCGGAAAAGAGTGAATCCAAACCGATTGTAAGCTCGGTTTCCCAGCCAGATGCCACGCGCCGGACCCGATGTTGGAGGTCTTCTGCGGCTTTCAAAATATAGCGCCCCTCTTTTAAGAGTTCCGCACCAGCCGCGGTTAGCGTGACTTTTGGGCCATGCCGGTCAAATACTTGTACGCCTAAATCCTGCTCCAGTTTGGCTACGGTGTAAGAGATGGTCGAAGGAACGCGATGTAAGGCAACCCCGGCTGCCGAAAACGAACCGCGCCGGTCTATGGCATCGAGAATTTGTAGCGCGTCGATACTTAATCTGAGCATGCCAACTTTCAGGAAAAATAGCTGAATTTAAGCGCAAATCCAGCGTGACGTTTGAACCGAATGGAGGCGCAAAAAAGGACGGTTCAAAAAGTTGACGGGGGAAATACGTCCGGCCTGGCTTGGTCCGGCCTGGCTTGGTCCCGCTGGCTTGGCCCGGGCAGAATTGGTATCAAGTCTCGACAGGGTAGCCAGCCGCAATCCATGCGTCGATACCGCCGGTCAATGGGCGCACCTTTTTATAGCCGCGTTGTATCAACTGTTTGGCGACGATCGCCGCCGAAGCTTCGTTGGGGCATGCGCAGTAGACAATGATTTCCTGATCCGCTGTGACATCAAGAGTGAAAGTATTGATTTGTTGAATTGAAGTAACGACCGCGCCCGGAATCCAGCCTCGCTGTTGCGCTACCGGAGTTCTCACATCCACAATCGCTGGCTTGATACCCTGCTGGAGCAATTGGTCCAGTTCTGCCACCGAAATGCGGGCCATTGAAAGCGACTTCATGAAGCGTTTGCGTTGCCACCATTTTCCGACTACGAACACGGCTATGCCAGCAAGGATTACCGCCAAACCGGTTTCGCCCAACTCCTCCAGTAGCAGTAACAACTGGTCAATCGTCGCGCTGAAGCGCGAGCCGAGATAAATAGCCAGACCGGCCCATAGCGCCGCGCCGACGCCATCGAATAACAGAAAAGTCGGCCGCCGCGTGCCAATGGTGCCCGCCAATGCGCTGGCAATGGAAGCAAAGCCCGGCACAAATTTGGCGACTAACAACGAGGGCGCACCCCATCGTGCATAAATCGCTTCCGTCTGACGCACGCATGAATCTGGCGACAACGAAATGCGGCACAACATCCCCATCACTTTCCTACCGTAGCGTTTTCCTGCCAAATACCAGCCATAGTCAGCAATCAAGGCTGCTCCCACAGCGGTCAGCATTAACAACGTCGTGGAATATTCCCCACCGCTGGCAAGTGCGCCCGTGATGATTAACGTCGGGTAAGCAGGCAGCGGCACACCCAATTGCGACAGCAAAACATTAAAAAAAACGATGATCAGACCGTATTGCTCGATCAGTTGGAGCAGATAAGACATTTAAGCTCCAGAGCGACGATATTCGATGTTGTTAAGCGGTGGGTGCATGGCGATCACTAAAGTCTGATGAAGAATGTGCAGA is a genomic window of Glaciimonas sp. PAMC28666 containing:
- a CDS encoding DUF86 domain-containing protein, with the protein product MSGLFGSHSSSYRAHSTVHRQHERDRFSAERTGASAVIRNFEIMVEAINNISKHHPQFATAHPELPLAYAYQMRNVVVHGYFKVDLEIVWKTIHSVLSGLYAQVQTLAHDNAIGNNAP
- a CDS encoding nucleotidyltransferase family protein; translated protein: MHREAIRRIVELHRGRNARVVGSVVHGSDTEGSDLDILIDPTPDTTLFDIGAIRHELLQLLDVPIDVLTPKALPEKFRVAVLAEALPI
- a CDS encoding DedA family protein/thiosulfate sulfurtransferase GlpE, translated to MSYLLQLIEQYGLIIVFFNVLLSQLGVPLPAYPTLIITGALASGGEYSTTLLMLTAVGAALIADYGWYLAGKRYGRKVMGMLCRISLSPDSCVRQTEAIYARWGAPSLLVAKFVPGFASIASALAGTIGTRRPTFLLFDGVGAALWAGLAIYLGSRFSATIDQLLLLLEELGETGLAVILAGIAVFVVGKWWQRKRFMKSLSMARISVAELDQLLQQGIKPAIVDVRTPVAQQRGWIPGAVVTSIQQINTFTLDVTADQEIIVYCACPNEASAAIVAKQLIQRGYKKVRPLTGGIDAWIAAGYPVET
- a CDS encoding glutathione S-transferase — its product is MPDKLYYKLYYWPTIQGRGEFIRLALEQAGASYTDVARRSERSGMGVPAMLRLMENTINPLPSFAPPFLQAGDVCIGQTANILLFLGPRLNLVPEDEASRLWAHQLQLTIADLVTEVHDTHHPVASGLYYKDQKPEALLRATDFTGARLPKFLDYFESIITSNPHSDTYLIGDKLSYVDLSLFQIIAGLRYAFPKTMKRLSPTYPRLIALHQQVATQPRIARYLASSRRIAFNQQGIFRRYPELDR
- a CDS encoding LysR substrate-binding domain-containing protein, which gives rise to MLRLSIDALQILDAIDRRGSFSAAGVALHRVPSTISYTVAKLEQDLGVQVFDRHGPKVTLTAAGAELLKEGRYILKAAEDLQHRVRRVASGWETELTIGLDSLFSGAALTTDIAAFYAVTEHTRLRIARESLDGTWEALLDRRVDLLIGAPGEGPAGGGYIAEPLGSLAFIFAVAPTHPLAAISQPLSKADLHPYRAITVADSARKMAARTVGLLLGQDTLSVPDMQSKFALQVAGIGFGFLPETCARAALASGLLVEKEVEEPRQDEQFYLAWRTGENGAALAWWIARMKQSDVLQRLIERTAQGIH